From one Rhineura floridana isolate rRhiFlo1 chromosome 4, rRhiFlo1.hap2, whole genome shotgun sequence genomic stretch:
- the PKIB gene encoding cAMP-dependent protein kinase inhibitor beta, which translates to MGKKSEMTDVEPVVTDFAASGRAGRRNALPDILGSSAGAGTSDLPHKLAELSMSEDGAEGGETSSDTTMENQETEGKSMDS; encoded by the exons ATGG GAAAGAAGTCAGAGATGACTGATGTGGAGCCTGTGGTTACAGATTTTGCAGCATCTGGAAGGGCTGGCCGCCGAAATGCCTTGCCAGACATTTTGGGTTCTTCAGCTGGAGCTGGAACATCAGACCTACCACACAAATTAGCTGAGCTCTCAATGTCTGAAG ATGGAGCTGAAGGTGGAGAAACATCCTCCGATACCACAATGGAAAATCAAGAAACAGAAGGAAAGAGCATGGATTCCTAA